The following DNA comes from Tunturibacter psychrotolerans.
AGGACAGCGCGTTGCGGTAATAGAGCGAAAGTACATAGGTGGCTCTTGCCCGAACATTGCCTGTCTCCCCAGCAAGAACATTGTTCAGAGTGCGAGGGTTGCGTCCTACTTGCGTAGAGGGAAAGAGTTCGGCTCCATGACGGATACCTTCCACATCGACATGCCGGCGGTGCGGGACCGGAAGCGCGCGATGGTGTCGGGATTAAATGATATGTATCTCGAGAACTTCAGGCAGACTGGGGCCGAGTTCATTCTTGGATCAGGACGCTTTATGGGACCGAAAGCTCTGGAGGTAACGCTTGAAGACGGGACTACTCGCCGACTCCGCGGGACCAATGTGATTGTTAGCACGGGCACGCGGGCTGCTTCGAAACCAATTCCGGGACTATCTGATGCACAACCACTGACACACATCGAGGCACTCGAACTGGATGTGGTCCCACGGCACCTCATCGTGCTGGGCGCAGGCTTTGTTGGACTGGAACTGTCGCAGGCGATGAGCCGGTTCGGTAGCAAGGTTACGGCATTGATCGAAATGACCGCTTGCTCCACCTGGAAGATGATGATGTGACCAGTGGTCTTGCCAGTTTGTTCACGCACGAAGGCATTGAGACAGTTCTGAATGCAAAAGTGAAGCATATCTCTGGTAGATCCGGCACTGCGGTGACGGTTGTTGTCGACCAAGGGGGAAGAGAAAAGACTCTCGTGGGCACCCACCTGCTTGTGGCGGCAGGGCGACGTCCAAACACAGAAAATATAGGACTCGAGTTGGCAGGGGTCGAGTTGGATGAGCGCGGTTACGTCAAGGTGAACGGACGGCTTGAGACGACCGCGCCAGGCGTCTGGGCTATCGGCGAGGTTGCCGGAACCCCTAAGTTCACACATGTCAGTGTTGACGACTTCCGCGTCGTCCGCGACAATCTTGCAGGCGGCAATCACGTTACAACATGTCGACTAATCCCCTACACCCTTTTCACAGATCCCGAACTCGCGCGAATCGGTCTGACGGAGAAGGAAGCCAAAGGGCAAAACATAGCCTATCGCTTGTTCAAAATCCCAATGGAGCGAGTGCTGCGAGCCCACACTCTCTCCGAGACACGCGGATTTTTTAAAGCGTTGGTAGGGCTCGACAATGATCTCATTCTTGGCTTCACCGCGTTCGCTGTTGATGGCGGCGAGATTATGGCGTCGGTCCAGACTGCGATGATAGCCGGCCTCCCTTACACCGCACTCCGCGATGCCATCTGGGCCCACCCAACGCTTGTCGAGGGACTGACTCCCTTGTTCTCGTCTGCTCCATCCCTATCGACAGCCTCATAAGGTGCAGGGACGGTCGTCATCAGAACCTATATGCCGTCCATATCTTTGCGTCCGTTCAGAAGCTATTAGGCTTTGCAGCTCTCTATGGATTTAGGGGGGAGCGACCCAGCCGAGTCCGATCTGTTGAATTCACCATGGCCTAATCAGTTTTATTCGAGCGGACGATTCCATCTCTTCAGTTTGGCTCACCTTCGCTGGGATAAAAGCACTGGTGCTCCGAAATGCGGGCCGGACTTTTTGCCAAGGTCGCGTCTGCTTTGATGATCAGTTTTTGTTTTCTGCCAGAATGGCTTTTCTCCCGAAATAGCTGATTAGATAAAGAGACGCTCCAAGAGATATGACATCTTTGAAGAGAAACAAGCCCAAGAAGCTCATATACTTCATTCCGTGAACCACAGTTATCGTGCCCGGTGTTGTGATGATCATTGTGCTGGTCGTAAAGAACATCAGCGTCGCGACGAAGCCGCCTACGATACCTGCTTTAGGCTTTATATAGCCAGTCACAAACAATATCGCGGCAAGCCACTCGGTAAGACCGATCAAATCGGAACCGAGATATGGCCCGAATAATTTGAAGTGCCAGCTGATCAGCGGACTATTAGAAACCAGGGGAACTATGCCATCCGCTCCTGGAGCAGTCATTTTATAAGTTCCGGCCCAGAAGAGCATGACGATCAAGCCGATGCTGATGACCAGGAAAGGAATATTACGATCATCTATCCATGTAGCCAATTCAGTTAGTTTGTTCTTTGGTTGCCCATGAGAAACCACGCTCTGTTCCAGTGTGTTCATCTTTTGTATCCTTCCGTCGCTTTCGTAAATTCGTACGTGACGTAATCAGTTGCTAAGTTGCAATCAAGACGCCAACCACTGCCGGCCCTTCCTGTGTGGCAGGTGGTCGAGCTAAATAGGTTCTGCTCTGCAGAATCGATAGGAAATTTCGCTACATCGTCAGTCTCCGGCAGATGAAGTTGCGATGGATGTCCGACACTGACGAATGTTTGTCACACGGTGCGTCACAGTGCGAGGCCAGTACGGCACTCACGACGACCTTTGCATGTGGTGATAGCCTGCGCGCTCTTAGAGTTGCCGCATCCTCCATATAAAGGCCGGCAAAGTATTTGGGTTTAGCGAGTCGAAGACTTTGACCTTCCTGCACTAGATGCCTTTGGTTTCACCACCGTCCATGCGTACGGAGGTGCCTGTCATCCACTTGGCTGGTGACACCATGTAGGCCATCAAGTCAGCGATTTCTTCTGGTGTTCCATAGCGAGCTATGCCCGCCTTTTCAGGAAACTGCTTCGTGGCCTCTTCAACGCTCATGCCGTGCTCCGGAGCCCAGTGTTCCATGAAGGAGCGGCGACGACCTGTCATGACTGCGCCCGGAACTACGCTGTTGACTTGAACTCCATCTTTAATGCCTTGTTCTGCGAAGGCCTTCGCCAGCGCAATGATGGCGGCGTTGATGGTCGCTACGGCTGCGAAACCTGGCTTCGGATCCAGGGCCGCGCTTCCAGAGATTAAAACGACGGAGCCGCTCGAGGCTTTGAGTGCATCCCAGGCTTGTACAGTGAGGCGGCGTGCACCGTGAAGCTTGAGTGCCATGCCGTCGTCCCACTGTGCATCCGTCATCTCGAACAGATCAATCTGCGGTACCGCACCGGCGATGTTAACCAGGGCGTCGATTCTGCCAAAGCGATCGAGGACGCCTTTGACGATGACCTCAGCCGCCTGGGGCTCGCGCAGATCGAGCGCGTAGATCAGTGACTCCGCATCGACCGAGTTGACGGCGGATGCAGTTTTCTCCAATTCGTCCTTATTCCTGGCTACGAGTATGACTGCGGAGAAGTCGCGCGCCAGCCGGATTGCGGTTGCCCGACCGATCCCCTGGCTCGCACCGGTGACAATGGCGACAGATTTCATAACGGTCATATGATTGCCCTTTCGATCTGCTTAGATCCGGGGTGAAACTCGTTACGGTGAAACGCTATCGTGAGAGGGTTTGACGCGCGGCTTCAAGGACCACGCCGATAACGACTTGCGGGTCTGAATACATAGGCGTGTGGTCCACACGATGCGACCGAATCGTTGCGCCCATACGATCCGCCATGAAGCGCTGGGTTTTCGGGGGGATCATGCGATCCTCCTCCGCGATCAAAAACCACGACGGTTTTGATTTCCACAGCGGCACTGGCGCCTGCTCTTGAATGCACTGAACCCCAAGTGGCCGTTGCACAGCCGCTGCAATTTTTGCTTGGTCTGCAGAGGCCTTATGCGCAACCGCCCGGCGAAATCCATCGTCCGGCATCCATATAAGACCATGGGAATCGGGAGACATCTTCGGCGCTTCGGGAGAATTTGGGTTGAGATAGAACACCTTGGCTACGGTTTCGCCCTCATCCGGCGCGAGCGCCGAGATATAGACCAGAGACTTGACTCGGTCTTCCCGTACAGCGGCGATCACTGCTCCAGAATAGGCATGCCCCACCAGAATGACCGGGCCGCTCGTCCGTTCCAGCACCTGACTCAAAGCGGTAGCGTCGTTGGTTAGGGACGTGAGCGGAATCGGCGCACAGATGACTTGAAGACCACGCTGTTCCAAAGGCAGAATGATGTTGCTCCAACACGAACCGTCGGCCCACGCAGCATGCACCAAAATTATCGTTGAGTTCCGAGGAAATTCACTCACCGCGGAAGCCTGCGCCTGCGAACTCGCAGCGGCTTGTGTCGTGTTTTGTGCTTGCACAACTTCGCTGAAAGAGCCCTTGAGCAAAACCCCCAGAGATGTGGCTGTGAGAGCACCTAAAAAGCTACGACGTTCCATCATTTTCCTCCTGGTTTTATTTACTTGTTCGGCCAGACACGCCGGCATCCTGGAGAAACTCCTTCATGGAGAAAGCTATATCTACCACGTGAGTCTCTATGGCGAAGTGACCGGTATCCAGGAACTGGACCTTCGCATTTGGCAGATCATTACGGAACGCCTCAGCTCCTGCCGGAATGAAGAATGGGTCGTTCTGACCCCAGATCGCCAGCAAAGGCGGCTTCGATTTGCGGAAATAGTCCTGAAACCGCGGGTAAAGCTTCACGTTCGATGCGTAGTCCAGGAACAAGTCGAGCTGGATCTCTTTGTTTCCCGGTCGTTCGAGCAACGCGGCATCCAAGGTGTACGACTCAGGCGTCACGCTTTCCGGATTCGCTACTCCGTGCGTGTACTGCCAACGAGTTCCTTGGAAGTTCAGGATGTTTTGACGGATCACGTCCCTGTTTTCTTTGGTCGGCTCAGACCAGTATTTTCTGATGGGTGCCCACGCGTCGCCGAGGCCTTCTTCATAGGCATTGCCATTCTGTGAGACGATCGCAGTGATCCGTTCGGGGCGGCTCATCGCCAGACGGAAGCCTGTGGGAGCACCGTAATCAAACACGTATATCGCGTAGCGCTCTAAACCGAGAGCATCTGTGAACGCCTCCAATGCGCGTGCCAGCGCGTCGAACGAGTAGGCATAGGCTCGTGTCTCAGGCACTCTCGTGAATCCGAAACCGGGCAGGTCCGGTGCGATCACTCGGAACTGGTCTGAGAGGCGTGGAATAAGCTCGCGAAACATGAAGGACGACGTCGGAAATCCGTGCAGCAGGAGCACAACCGGTGCATTTGGGTCGCCGGCTGTCCGATAGAAAACTTCAATTCCATCTGCTTCAATGGTATGAACGGATGTCACCGGTATCGCGAACTTAGCAAGGACAGTACACATAAAGCCTCTTCTCTCTCTGGTCTGGTTGATCGTGGACGAGTCTCTGTCGGTCTCCGCTTTGATTGGGGTTCTCTGGAACAACCGAGTGCCCGCAGATGTGTTAATGCAGGCGTAAGGCCAAACCTAGAACTCACGATCCACGTCGGGGCACGCAGCTAAATCCCTAAGCTCCTGCAGGATAGGTAAGGGGAACGCGAAAAGATATCTGTCGCTCGCTGACCAAGACGTGACGAATATCCAACAGTGACGAAAGTTAGTCGCGAGATTTATCGCGCCAGCAGCACGGGTCGTAACGATCACGGCGCGATCTGCGCTCGAGGAGTTTGCTGTGCAGGGTGAATGTTCAACTTCACCAGAGGACGATCAGCGACCGCAATCCCCCCAGAGAACCTGCCTCCGAACTGAGTGGTGGCGTCAAGAGCATGCGTACCAGGCACACTGGATCTTTGGCTTTCGAGCATGCTTGGAGGGCTCTTGGCTGATGGCGTCTTTAGCGCTCAAGAGGATTCGGCACAACCAGATTGATGGCACCGATGTCTTCAGACCTGACGAACCGAACTCTCGACGGCGTTCTCTCATTAGGAAGAAACGGGACGCACGATACGATGCTTCCGCATCTTGTAAACAAGAGAGGTGCGCTTCATCCCCAACCGCTCGGCCGCTCCGTTTCTGCCGCCTACGACCCAATCGCTGGCCTCGAGCGCACAGAGGATGTGATCTCGCTCTACTTCTTCAAGACCTGTCATGGGCGTGTTCGATTGCCTTGCGGCGGTGAAAGGCTCAAGTTCGGACGTGGGTGCTCGCAAAATAGTGTGAGGAGAAAGGATGACGGCGCGCTCGATAAAGTTCTGCAATTCGCGGACGTTTCCCGGCCAGCTATATCGCACGAGCGCATCCATCGTCTCCGCAGGGATCGTGTCGATCCTCTTGTTCATGCGTCGTGCGTACAGGTCTGTGAAGTGCAAGACCAGTTTCGGGATATCTTTTGTACGTTGCCGCAAGGTGGGGACATGGATCGGGAATACTTTTAGCCGATAGTAGAGGTCCTCACGGAACGTCGCCTGCTTTACCATCACGGTCAAATCCCGATGGGTCGCCGCAACAAGCCGGACGTCAACCTTGTGAGTCCGGTTGCTCCCGAGCCTTTCAAACTCCTGCTCTTGCAGGACTCGGAGCAGTTTTGCTTGCAGTTCCAGAGGAATGTCGCCGACTTCATCCAAAAAGAGTGTTCCCTTGTGAGCGAGTTCGAAGCGCCCCGTCTTCTGTGCAACGGCCCCGGTAAATGCCCCTTTCTCGTGACCGAACAGCTCACTCTCAAGGAGCCCAAGCGGAATTGCAGCGCAGTTCAACTTAACAAACGCACGATCCCGGCGGCTGCTCAGATTGTGAATAGCCCGGGCAATCAGTTCCTTGCCGGTACCCGTCTCGCCCTGAATTAACACGCTCGAATCTGTCGGCGCCACAACGGCCACCAGATGTAGAGCGCTCTTCAAGGCGGGGCTCTCACCGACGATTGACCCAAACTCGGCCCGGATCTCTTCTTCTAGATACAGCCTCTGTTTAGCTTCTTTGTCTCGATCCTTTGTCGCCTTTTCGTACTCCAACGTGTTCTCAACTGCAATCGCTATCTGACAGGCCACCTGCTCAAGTAAGACGACGTCGTCTTGCTCAAAAGGATGGTTCGAACGTCTAGAGAGCATTAGAACGCCAACTACGCGATCACGGCTTAAAAGCGGAAGATAACACCCCACGCTGAGGGCTTCCTCAATTACGTGCTTGTAAAGAAGCTGGCCGTTAGGATTCCCATAAATTTCAGGATCCCCGCAGACCTGTTCGAAGCTATCGATCCGGATGCTCTTGCCCTCACGTAATACCTGACCTGAGATCGAACCATTCATCGGGACCAGGGATCCCTCGCGGAAAGGCCCTCTCGCGTCTGGGTTGTACAAGTTGTTGACGCGTAACTCGCCGCTTTCGGAATCGGGTAGCAACAAGGCGGACACGTCACATTGCATTGTCTTGAATAGATTCGTCGAAAGCGCCTCAACCACTTGCCGGAGGTCCAGCCTGGATGTCACGCTGCTTGTGATTTCCAGAAGCAATCGCAGACGATCGCGTTCATACCGTAACTTTTCTTCATTCAAGTGACGCTCAATCGCAATTCCGGCGATATGACTGGCGCTCTCGATCAAGTGCAGATCGGCGGCGTCAGGGCTCCGCGGTTCACGATAATGAATGGCGAACGTCCCAAGGACTTGACCTTCGTTCGTAAACAACGGCTTCGACCACACTGCTCGGATTCCAAAAGGTAAGAGCCGATGACGATAATGATCCCAGACCGGATCAGTGAGAACGTCGTTTACATAGACCGGCGCCTTGCGATAGACGGCTGTGCCACAGGATCCACCCCTTGGACCGATCGCCATCGATCCTGCGCCAGAGATGAACCCTGGGAGACCGGGTGCCGCTGCACAATAGAGTTGCTTTCCGTCCTCGTGGGGAAGCCAGATGGTGCACAACGTCCCATCGCCCGAAGATTCAACTAGTTGGGCAATAATTGTAAGCACCTCAGCCAAAGGAGCTCCAGTGAGGATTAGCCGCAGAGTATTGAGCACCGATTCGGAGGAAAGCAAACCTGACGCGGTATGCGCGTCTTCGGTGCTCAAGTTCAGCTTCGAGCAAGATTGTGTTAAAGACTCCATCGGTTCTCATTTTCTCAACGACTCCGCCGGGAGAGCGTAGGACTAAATTGTAGTCCGAGTTTGACGCAACACTTGTCCGTGAAGAACAAGATGGGGATGGGCGCTTGTCCTACAAACTCTTCGGCTCATTCCCCGAGAACTCATCCGGCGCGATCTTCAGAACAACTCTAGCCGCGGAACCGAAATGGAACGCTCCGTATGTACCCCCTTGCGCCTGAAGTGACGCGATTGATGGTTAACAAGGTCTACACCGACCTCCTCCATTGACTTGCTCGCGCCGGCTGGGCCGTGAATTGGTTTGAGCCGGTGACCGATCTTCAGTACAACGGCGACAAGTGAGACCTGCTGGAAACCCGAAGTTAAGAGAGCTGAAGCATGGTGCTTGGACACAGAACAGACTCCAGAAAATCGCATCGAGCGACGATATGCATATTGCTCCACTCTGAGACGATGGCGTGACATATGGAACTCCCACCTGGATATGGTCCGTCTTCGTTGATGAAAACCTCTATGTGAGGGCCTACAACGGGACGGGTTCGCGTTGGTACAACGCTGCCTTGAGCAGAAGGTAGGTCAGATCACCGCGGCGGGAAAAACAACGGATGTCAGCTTTGAACTAGTAGAGGGAGCAATGAACGCATAACGAGCAGCCCGGATTCAATTGGAGTGAACCCCAGCCCCACTTGATAAAGCTGAGGCAGAAGGAATGGTCCCCCAATTCGGAGCTTAGTGAAAAAGCTGCTGCTCACGACGGCTCTAAATGTACGGATAGTAAATAGCTTGAGCTGTAACAGAGGAAATGTGAGGCTTTTAGCATGAACTCCGTAATCGGCAAGCAGGAACGTAGATGGCACCAACAAGCCGGACATCTCTCGAGCGCTCAGACTGACGCCCACCATAGAATCACAGCCACCATCCTTTATCGAAGAAGCCGGCTATTCTTTCGATATCGATCAATATCGACGTGGTAGTCGCAATCGTATGTCGATGGACGTAGACTCATCTTGACGGTCCGGGCTCCGATTCAACAGGAGAAACCGAAATGGAGGCAGATGAATCCACAACCGCCCGAAGGCCCCAGGGAGAAATAGCAGGGAGCCAGCCGACATCCGCAGAACCCAAATATCACCCCGCCCTCTCAACCGCTGGTAAGGCCATTGGGCTCTATCAGTTGCTGCAATTGATCGGTGAGGGTGGGATGGGAGAGGTCTGGCTTGCAGAGCAGAAGCAGTCCGTCCGACGCCGTGTTTCTGTCAAGCTAATCAAGGCCGGCATGGACACGCGAGAAGTGATTGCCCGCTTCGAGTCTGAGCGCCAGGCACTTGCGTTGATGAGTCACCCGTCGATCGCTAAGGTCTTCGACGCTGGCTCAACTGTCGATGGCCGCCCCTATTTCGTGATGGAATATGTGGCTGGCTTGCCGATTAACGCTTATTGCGATCGGCACAAGCTCAATATTCGGCAGCGGCTCCGACTATTTCTTGCTGTATGCGACGGAGTCCAACATGCTCATCAGAAAGCCATCATTCACCGTGATTTGAAGCCCTCGAACATACTGGTTTCTGAAGGAGAGAGCAACCCGATCCCCCACATCATTGACTTTGGCGTGGCCAAAGCCACTGCCCAGCATCTGAATGCCGGAACGATGTACACCCAGATCGGCACGCTGATTGGTACCGTGGGCTATATCAGTCCCGAGCAGGCCGATTCTCGCGGGGAGGACATCGATACGCGAAGTGATGTCTATTCGCTTGGCGTAGTGCTTTACGAGTTGCTTAGTGGTACTTTGCCTTTCGATTTTCGAAAGCTGGCCTACGATGAAGTACTGCGGCGCTTACGCGATGAGGATGCACCGAATCCGAGCGGCCGACTTCTAACGGAGAGTGAAGATTCACAAGCAATCGCAAAGAATCGCGGTGTGGACCCGCAATCTCTGATCGGCTTGTTGAGTGGAGATCTTGATGCCATCGCCCTACGAGATCTCGAAAAGGACCGGTCACGCCGCTACTCCACCCCGATGGAACTGGCTGCCGACATCCGTAGGTACCTCGACAACGAGCCAGTTCTGGCGCGTGCGCCTAGTGCTATCTACCGAGCGCACAAATACATCCGCCGCCGCAGACTACGTGTCACGCTGGTGAGTTTGTCAGTACTTCTGGGTATAGTCTTTGCGATAGCCCAAGCGATTGAGCTTAGGAGCATCCGACGCGAACGCGACCGGGCTGACCGAATCACAGAGTTCCTGACAAACATGTTTAAGGTCTCTGCTCCGAGCGAAGCGCGTGGCAACACCGTAACAGCGCGGGAGATCCTCGACAGGTCGTCAAATGAGATCGAGAGAGATCTGGATCGCGATCCCGCGGTTCGTTCCCAGCTGATGCTGGTTATGGCCAAGACCTACGAAAACCTCGGCCTCTTTTCGCGAGCGCACGCATTGATGGAACGTATTTTGCAGGACCGGGTAAGAACACTGGGGGCCGATAACCCGAAGACATTGGAGGCAAAGTCCCAGATGGCATGGATACTCTATCTCGATGGGCATGATGCCGAGGCCGAAGGCTTGATCCGGTCAACGATCGATACTCAAAGCCGCATCCTTGGTGCCGAAAATCCCTCGACCCTCGAATCCAGGGATCGCCTCGCACGGATCCTGCTCCGGCAAGCGCACTATGCCCAGGTGGAAAAACTTGAACGGGAGTCGATCGATATCAGCAATCGGCGTCAAGGCCCGGAAAATCCGCACTGCGATTTATGGATGGGCTGGCCAATGCATTGAACGGCGAAAATCGCTTTGCAGAAGCCGAAGCGGAGTATCGCCAATTGCTCGATGGGGAGCGCCGCAACCTGGGCGCAGACCATCCCGATACTTTGGCAACCGTTCACGATCTCGCCACCGTGTTTCTGGATCAGGGCAACTATGAGGAAGCCGAGAAGCTGTACCGGGAAAATCTTGAGATCGAGAAGCGCGTCCTGGGACCGGAACACCCGGATACGGCGAACTCGATGACGACGCTAGCCAATACCATTCGATTCATCGATGGCCACAATGCAGAAGCCGAAAACCTATATCGAAAGGCGCTGGAGATAGAGTCACGGGTTGTGGGGCAGGATCACCCGTCGACGACGCGTGCCCAAGAGGGACTCGCGAACGTACTCTCCGCTGAGCAGCGCTATCCTGAGGCTG
Coding sequences within:
- a CDS encoding serine/threonine protein kinase; this encodes MGEVWLAEQKQSVRRRVSVKLIKAGMDTREVIARFESERQALALMSHPSIAKVFDAGSTVDGRPYFVMEYVAGLPINAYCDRHKLNIRQRLRLFLAVCDGVQHAHQKAIIHRDLKPSNILVSEGESNPIPHIIDFGVAKATAQHLNAGTMYTQIGTLIGTVGYISPEQADSRGEDIDTRSDVYSLGVVLYELLSGTLPFDFRKLAYDEVLRRLRDEDAPNPSGRLLTESEDSQAIAKNRGVDPQSLIGLLSGDLDAIALRDLEKDRSRRYSTPMELAADIRRYLDNEPVLARAPSAIYRAHKYIRRRRLRVTLVSLSVLLGIVFAIAQAIELRSIRRERDRADRITEFLTNMFKVSAPSEARGNTVTAREILDRSSNEIERDLDRDPAVRSQLMLVMAKTYENLGLFSRAHALMERILQDRVRTLGADNPKTLEAKSQMAWILYLDGHDAEAEGLIRSTIDTQSRILGAENPSTLESRDRLARILLRQAHYAQVEKLERESIDISNRRQGPENPHCDLWMGWPMH
- a CDS encoding alpha/beta fold hydrolase, with the protein product MMERRSFLGALTATSLGVLLKGSFSEVVQAQNTTQAAASSQAQASAVSEFPRNSTIILVHAAWADGSCWSNIILPLEQRGLQVICAPIPLTSLTNDATALSQVLERTSGPVILVGHAYSGAVIAAVREDRVKSLVYISALAPDEGETVAKVFYLNPNSPEAPKMSPDSHGLIWMPDDGFRRAVAHKASADQAKIAAAVQRPLGVQCIQEQAPVPLWKSKPSWFLIAEEDRMIPPKTQRFMADRMGATIRSHRVDHTPMYSDPQVVIGVVLEAARQTLSR
- a CDS encoding DUF417 family protein encodes the protein MNTLEQSVVSHGQPKNKLTELATWIDDRNIPFLVISIGLIVMLFWAGTYKMTAPGADGIVPLVSNSPLISWHFKLFGPYLGSDLIGLTEWLAAILFVTGYIKPKAGIVGGFVATLMFFTTSTMIITTPGTITVVHGMKYMSFLGLFLFKDVISLGASLYLISYFGRKAILAENKN
- a CDS encoding sigma 54-interacting transcriptional regulator, giving the protein MESLTQSCSKLNLSTEDAHTASGLLSSESVLNTLRLILTGAPLAEVLTIIAQLVESSGDGTLCTIWLPHEDGKQLYCAAAPGLPGFISGAGSMAIGPRGGSCGTAVYRKAPVYVNDVLTDPVWDHYRHRLLPFGIRAVWSKPLFTNEGQVLGTFAIHYREPRSPDAADLHLIESASHIAGIAIERHLNEEKLRYERDRLRLLLEITSSVTSRLDLRQVVEALSTNLFKTMQCDVSALLLPDSESGELRVNNLYNPDARGPFREGSLVPMNGSISGQVLREGKSIRIDSFEQVCGDPEIYGNPNGQLLYKHVIEEALSVGCYLPLLSRDRVVGVLMLSRRSNHPFEQDDVVLLEQVACQIAIAVENTLEYEKATKDRDKEAKQRLYLEEEIRAEFGSIVGESPALKSALHLVAVVAPTDSSVLIQGETGTGKELIARAIHNLSSRRDRAFVKLNCAAIPLGLLESELFGHEKGAFTGAVAQKTGRFELAHKGTLFLDEVGDIPLELQAKLLRVLQEQEFERLGSNRTHKVDVRLVAATHRDLTVMVKQATFREDLYYRLKVFPIHVPTLRQRTKDIPKLVLHFTDLYARRMNKRIDTIPAETMDALVRYSWPGNVRELQNFIERAVILSPHTILRAPTSELEPFTAARQSNTPMTGLEEVERDHILCALEASDWVVGGRNGAAERLGMKRTSLVYKMRKHRIVRPVSS
- a CDS encoding SDR family oxidoreductase, translating into MTVMKSVAIVTGASQGIGRATAIRLARDFSAVILVARNKDELEKTASAVNSVDAESLIYALDLREPQAAEVIVKGVLDRFGRIDALVNIAGAVPQIDLFEMTDAQWDDGMALKLHGARRLTVQAWDALKASSGSVVLISGSAALDPKPGFAAVATINAAIIALAKAFAEQGIKDGVQVNSVVPGAVMTGRRRSFMEHWAPEHGMSVEEATKQFPEKAGIARYGTPEEIADLMAYMVSPAKWMTGTSVRMDGGETKGI
- a CDS encoding DUF2255 family protein, which encodes MTYGTPTWIWSVFVDENLYVRAYNGTGSRWYNAALSRR
- a CDS encoding alpha/beta fold hydrolase, whose product is MCTVLAKFAIPVTSVHTIEADGIEVFYRTAGDPNAPVVLLLHGFPTSSFMFRELIPRLSDQFRVIAPDLPGFGFTRVPETRAYAYSFDALARALEAFTDALGLERYAIYVFDYGAPTGFRLAMSRPERITAIVSQNGNAYEEGLGDAWAPIRKYWSEPTKENRDVIRQNILNFQGTRWQYTHGVANPESVTPESYTLDAALLERPGNKEIQLDLFLDYASNVKLYPRFQDYFRKSKPPLLAIWGQNDPFFIPAGAEAFRNDLPNAKVQFLDTGHFAIETHVVDIAFSMKEFLQDAGVSGRTSK